The Myxococcaceae bacterium JPH2 genome includes a region encoding these proteins:
- a CDS encoding NAD(P)H-binding protein produces the protein MFVIVGATGKVGGAAATELRRRGLPVRAVLRDVSRGERLTQLGCELAQADLLDTQAVARALQGAEGALVICPLRANGDDPASDAQRIIDSLGEAIDIARPRAVVAISDYGAQVPAGTGVTLIFHRLEARLAKTATAMTFLRSAEHMQNSARHVRAARERGVLVSLHHPVTKLYPTVSAPDVGLIAADLLVETPPQPGTPRIVHVEGPRRYSAQDAAQVFERIVQRPVVPHALERERWISALLAGGLSEGYAQLVAELQDAHNAGHIDIEAGVGEVRRGTTELERALIR, from the coding sequence ATGTTCGTCATCGTCGGTGCGACAGGAAAAGTGGGTGGCGCGGCTGCAACCGAGCTTCGTCGGCGCGGTCTCCCCGTGCGAGCCGTGCTGCGGGATGTGTCCCGAGGCGAGCGCCTCACCCAGCTCGGATGTGAGCTGGCCCAGGCCGACCTTCTCGACACCCAGGCCGTGGCTCGCGCCCTCCAAGGCGCGGAGGGGGCCCTCGTCATCTGCCCTCTGCGCGCCAACGGCGACGACCCCGCCTCCGACGCCCAGCGCATCATCGACTCGCTCGGAGAGGCCATCGACATCGCTCGGCCTCGCGCCGTCGTCGCCATCTCCGACTATGGCGCGCAGGTTCCCGCGGGCACGGGCGTCACCCTCATCTTCCACCGACTGGAAGCACGACTCGCCAAGACGGCGACGGCGATGACGTTCCTGCGCTCGGCGGAGCACATGCAGAACAGCGCTCGCCACGTGCGCGCGGCTCGCGAGCGCGGTGTCCTCGTGAGCCTGCACCACCCCGTCACCAAGCTGTACCCCACCGTGTCCGCGCCCGATGTCGGCCTCATCGCGGCGGACCTGCTCGTGGAGACGCCTCCACAGCCCGGCACCCCTCGCATCGTTCATGTCGAAGGGCCTCGCCGCTACTCGGCGCAGGACGCCGCCCAGGTCTTCGAGCGCATCGTGCAACGCCCCGTCGTCCCGCATGCGCTGGAGCGAGAGCGGTGGATCTCCGCCCTCCTCGCGGGCGGACTGAGCGAGGGCTATGCCCAGCTCGTCGCGGAGCTTCAGGACGCGCACAACGCCGGGCACATCGACATCGAAGCCGGCGTCGGTGAGGTCCGCCGTGGCACCACCGAGCTGGAGCGCGCGCTGATCCGCTGA